A window from Anser cygnoides isolate HZ-2024a breed goose chromosome 1, Taihu_goose_T2T_genome, whole genome shotgun sequence encodes these proteins:
- the TEX30 gene encoding testis-expressed protein 30 isoform X2 → MILTHGAGGDMNFPHLVSLATYLASYGILCLRFTCKGLNIAYRTKAYKAVVEYLKFSGDYKLSGVFLAGRSMGSRAAASVIRQLSQDDDDDGFIQGLVCLSYPLHRPKLQSKLRDEDLLFIRCPVLFVSGSADEMCEKQLLEGVASKMKAPKKIHWIDKANHGMAVKGRAEDDVMEEINTQVFSWLRENIEVEHK, encoded by the exons ATGATTCTTACCCATGGAGCCGGAGGAGATATGAATTTCCCTCACTTAGTTTCTTTGGCAACCTATCTTGCATCCTATGGAATTCTGTGTCTGCGGTTTACTTGTAAAGGTCTTAACATTGCGTATAGGACTAAAGCTTACAAAGCAGTTGTG gAATACTTAAAGTTTTCTGGTGATTATAAACTTTCAGGTGTCTTCCTTGCAg GCCGTTCCATGGGCTCAcgagctgctgcctctgtgaTACGTCAGCTCAGCCAGGATGATGACGATGATGGCTTCATTCAAGGTCTAGTGTGTTTATCTTACCCGCTGCATCGACCAAAACTGCAGTCCAAGCTCCGGGATgaagatttattatttatcaGGTGTCCGGTACTGTTTGTCTCAGGATCAGCAGATGAAATGTGTGAAAAA CAATTGTTAGAAGGTGTGGCAAGCAAAATGAAAGCCCCTAAAAAAATCCATTGGATTGATAAAGCAAACCATGGGATGGCTGTTAAAGGACGAGCAGAAGATGATGTCATGgaagaaataaacacacaagTTTTTTCCTGGCTTAGAGAGAACATCGAAGTGGAGCACAAGTGA
- the TEX30 gene encoding testis-expressed protein 30 isoform X1: MSGHAEVRVKIPFGNKYLDAIFSVPQKKLRYGMILTHGAGGDMNFPHLVSLATYLASYGILCLRFTCKGLNIAYRTKAYKAVVEYLKFSGDYKLSGVFLAGRSMGSRAAASVIRQLSQDDDDDGFIQGLVCLSYPLHRPKLQSKLRDEDLLFIRCPVLFVSGSADEMCEKQLLEGVASKMKAPKKIHWIDKANHGMAVKGRAEDDVMEEINTQVFSWLRENIEVEHK; this comes from the exons ATGAGCGGGCACGCAGAG GTTCGAGTGAAAATACCTTTTGGGAACAAATACCTTGACGCCATCTTTTCTGTTCCACAGAAGAAGTTAAGATACGGAATGATTCTTACCCATGGAGCCGGAGGAGATATGAATTTCCCTCACTTAGTTTCTTTGGCAACCTATCTTGCATCCTATGGAATTCTGTGTCTGCGGTTTACTTGTAAAGGTCTTAACATTGCGTATAGGACTAAAGCTTACAAAGCAGTTGTG gAATACTTAAAGTTTTCTGGTGATTATAAACTTTCAGGTGTCTTCCTTGCAg GCCGTTCCATGGGCTCAcgagctgctgcctctgtgaTACGTCAGCTCAGCCAGGATGATGACGATGATGGCTTCATTCAAGGTCTAGTGTGTTTATCTTACCCGCTGCATCGACCAAAACTGCAGTCCAAGCTCCGGGATgaagatttattatttatcaGGTGTCCGGTACTGTTTGTCTCAGGATCAGCAGATGAAATGTGTGAAAAA CAATTGTTAGAAGGTGTGGCAAGCAAAATGAAAGCCCCTAAAAAAATCCATTGGATTGATAAAGCAAACCATGGGATGGCTGTTAAAGGACGAGCAGAAGATGATGTCATGgaagaaataaacacacaagTTTTTTCCTGGCTTAGAGAGAACATCGAAGTGGAGCACAAGTGA